One genomic region from Rothia dentocariosa ATCC 17931 encodes:
- a CDS encoding SURF1 family protein, whose amino-acid sequence MGAYRFLFTGKWIGSFVLCIIFSIICVYLAGWQMSRKEALDWRNSLIVQNYHATPYSFQDHPTIFQDFDSGAQWHPVSLRGRYITDQQLLVRNRPYQGQNGFEVLVPFRADTGEIVIINRGWMSASSSDASRPSTEVPAPPANDVIVVARVHQGESATGKDAPEGQVASINLQEIGERTHLPVAAGAYGLLDSEEPTPVQRPVQKSEPELDNGPNLSYSMQWYAFAVLIYAVYAWSARQKVRNDELDAQVAQELERYYRQFYAEDGSYIGHEDETVVLRKMDMIDDMPSHMKSIVRPRPAKKHSRLTDEEEEDAFLDRLERP is encoded by the coding sequence ATGGGTGCATACCGTTTTCTCTTCACGGGTAAGTGGATAGGCTCTTTCGTGCTGTGCATTATTTTCTCGATAATCTGTGTTTATCTAGCTGGTTGGCAGATGAGCCGAAAAGAGGCTTTAGATTGGCGCAACTCACTAATCGTGCAGAATTATCACGCAACTCCCTATAGCTTCCAAGACCATCCTACAATTTTTCAAGACTTTGATTCGGGGGCGCAGTGGCACCCTGTATCCCTTCGTGGTCGGTATATCACCGATCAACAGCTACTGGTACGCAACCGTCCTTATCAGGGACAAAATGGGTTCGAAGTATTGGTCCCTTTTCGTGCAGATACTGGTGAAATAGTCATTATCAATAGGGGTTGGATGTCGGCGAGTTCTTCAGATGCTTCACGCCCCAGCACCGAAGTCCCTGCGCCACCAGCAAATGATGTTATTGTTGTGGCGCGAGTCCACCAAGGAGAGAGCGCTACAGGTAAGGATGCTCCCGAAGGCCAAGTCGCGTCTATCAACCTTCAGGAAATCGGCGAACGTACGCATTTACCTGTCGCCGCTGGGGCTTACGGTCTGCTGGACTCTGAAGAACCTACGCCTGTGCAACGGCCTGTACAGAAATCCGAACCTGAACTCGATAATGGACCTAATCTGTCCTATTCTATGCAATGGTATGCTTTTGCAGTTCTTATTTATGCTGTTTATGCCTGGAGTGCACGGCAAAAAGTTCGTAATGATGAATTAGATGCTCAGGTAGCCCAGGAGCTAGAACGCTATTATAGGCAGTTCTATGCCGAGGATGGCAGTTATATTGGGCATGAGGATGAAACCGTTGTGCTTCGCAAGATGGATATGATCGACGATATGCCTTCTCATATGAAATCTATTGTACGCCCCCGCCCTGCCAAGAAACACTCGCGTCTGACCGATGAAGAGGAAGAAGACGCTTTCCTGGACAGGTTAGAACGGCCGTAA
- a CDS encoding GNAT family N-acetyltransferase: MYYSAEELSQQCAEYFAADFTERTSLEFGAWYRDHISPLLQNQFNYMPTQDTQDWANRFFSITDSHATYQTLTGIRYRGQDLNRPFIDVIATNIPCTTVYIAALSQSLLRHYESFRPICTRFFVPGKVDQLVRGLGSLPGARATTIDMHIVAGTLGELDKRPWPKNYDRVDLIPLSPADASAASYETQRIYESIAVKNPNFFEWATPQGEESFEDAIRQGTGWHITVDNTLAGFLTLDRRGEQGLRGFSVEELCLDAPFRRQGLGNAVLRHGIKNLLKLSQVNPQDMLWGTIHVDNVPSLRNAQGVGRTVVGSYIWVGDRSFNM; this comes from the coding sequence ATGTACTACTCGGCTGAGGAACTTTCACAGCAGTGCGCAGAATACTTCGCAGCAGATTTTACGGAACGTACCTCCCTAGAGTTTGGTGCGTGGTATCGAGATCATATAAGTCCTCTTCTACAGAACCAGTTCAACTACATGCCTACGCAAGACACACAAGACTGGGCCAATAGATTCTTTTCGATAACAGATTCACATGCCACATACCAAACGCTTACAGGAATTCGATACCGTGGGCAAGATCTGAATCGACCTTTTATAGATGTAATAGCTACGAATATTCCTTGTACTACAGTCTATATCGCAGCTCTAAGCCAATCTTTGCTTCGCCACTATGAAAGCTTCCGTCCTATATGCACACGTTTCTTTGTGCCAGGTAAGGTAGATCAGCTTGTACGTGGCCTTGGTTCACTCCCTGGTGCTCGTGCAACAACTATTGACATGCACATTGTCGCCGGGACTCTAGGTGAGTTAGACAAACGCCCGTGGCCGAAGAATTATGATCGAGTAGATCTCATCCCGCTTTCTCCTGCTGATGCTTCTGCTGCCAGTTACGAAACGCAGCGCATATATGAATCTATTGCAGTTAAGAACCCTAATTTTTTTGAGTGGGCCACTCCTCAGGGAGAAGAATCATTTGAAGATGCTATACGTCAAGGAACAGGCTGGCATATTACAGTGGATAACACCTTAGCAGGGTTTTTGACTCTAGATCGCAGAGGCGAACAGGGACTTAGAGGGTTTAGCGTCGAAGAGTTATGTCTAGATGCGCCTTTTCGCAGACAAGGGCTAGGGAATGCAGTTCTACGTCACGGTATTAAAAATCTCCTCAAATTATCTCAGGTAAATCCTCAAGATATGCTATGGGGAACAATCCATGTCGACAATGTTCCGTCCCTGCGCAATGCTCAAGGGGTAGGGCGCACAGTAGTAGGAAGTTATATATGGGTTGGAGACCGGTCTTTTAACATGTGA
- a CDS encoding energy-coupling factor ABC transporter ATP-binding protein, giving the protein MFFSKKSSAKIEREAPTMPSAPPSLELDAVTVSAEDAHGQTRNIIDHVSVSLTASKTAIIGLNGMGKSTFLGLFNGITRPSQGIIKVCGVDISEHPQITRQSIGMLFANPDAQLIMPTVLEDLELSLRRHSSLTRAQRLEQAHKLLAQQCLDDKADQNIFSLSSGEKQLVALTGILAVEPRILLLDEPTTLLDLRNRTRLINLLNSLDQMLIISTHDLDLAETCDEAVIIHNGELIYHGKAHEAVQQYRLYCEQGFPNENPSV; this is encoded by the coding sequence ATGTTTTTTTCCAAGAAAAGTAGCGCCAAAATTGAGCGCGAAGCACCAACGATGCCGTCCGCTCCCCCGTCCCTTGAACTTGATGCAGTTACCGTGTCAGCTGAAGACGCTCACGGACAAACTCGAAATATTATCGACCATGTATCAGTCTCTTTAACCGCATCTAAAACTGCGATTATTGGGCTTAACGGCATGGGAAAGTCAACCTTTTTAGGGCTTTTTAACGGTATTACTCGGCCCTCCCAGGGAATCATAAAGGTATGTGGAGTAGATATCTCCGAACATCCCCAGATAACTCGTCAGTCTATAGGCATGCTCTTCGCTAATCCAGATGCGCAGCTTATCATGCCTACAGTCCTCGAAGATCTAGAGCTTAGCCTCCGTCGGCATAGCTCTCTCACCCGAGCTCAACGCCTAGAGCAAGCACATAAGCTCCTTGCTCAACAATGTCTCGACGACAAGGCTGATCAGAACATTTTTTCTCTCTCCAGCGGAGAGAAACAACTTGTAGCCCTCACTGGGATTTTAGCGGTAGAACCACGAATCCTCTTACTTGATGAGCCTACGACTCTTCTTGATCTACGTAATCGAACACGGCTGATAAACCTTCTGAATAGTCTCGATCAGATGCTTATTATCAGTACCCACGACCTCGACTTGGCGGAGACATGCGATGAAGCAGTCATTATCCATAATGGAGAGCTTATATACCATGGCAAAGCGCACGAAGCGGTTCAACAATACCGTTTATATTGTGAACAAGGCTTTCCCAACGAAAACCCCTCTGTATGA
- a CDS encoding DUF3099 domain-containing protein, whose amino-acid sequence MTAEKHWTAEDLAAHGYYLSTVDVAERFEDSLVTYEISNASAPLSERVDKRARDYILKMAIRVVCIVGAVFTDGTLRWICVAGAVLLPWVAVVLANGESKQESSGFTAYLPEHHRRALETGAASNTSTADNESDASENSHCYAQYADSSSPYNRTDVIDISEI is encoded by the coding sequence ATGACTGCTGAAAAGCACTGGACAGCCGAAGACCTCGCGGCCCATGGTTACTACTTATCTACAGTTGATGTCGCAGAACGATTTGAAGACTCTTTAGTGACATACGAAATCAGTAATGCTTCTGCTCCGTTATCGGAGCGTGTAGATAAACGTGCTCGGGACTACATCCTCAAAATGGCGATTCGTGTAGTTTGTATTGTAGGCGCTGTATTTACAGATGGTACCCTGCGCTGGATATGCGTCGCAGGTGCAGTACTGTTGCCTTGGGTGGCCGTAGTACTTGCGAATGGTGAGTCAAAACAGGAATCGAGTGGATTTACTGCCTATTTGCCTGAGCATCATCGGCGAGCTTTAGAAACAGGAGCAGCGTCGAATACATCTACTGCAGATAATGAGTCCGACGCCTCTGAGAACTCTCATTGCTACGCACAATATGCGGATTCTTCATCGCCTTATAATCGAACCGATGTCATAGATATTTCTGAAATATAG
- a CDS encoding HD domain-containing protein, whose amino-acid sequence MNSYFKEMIRLADSIADNAHLGQVDKNGWPYISHPRRVAFKVREIAPEELRTEAQIVALLHDTVEDTEVTLPYLARYFSARIIDAVDALTKRPYEPLESSMARVRANEIALWVKRADIADNTDPERVSHLDEDTRKRLAKKYSKSLRFLGVTENI is encoded by the coding sequence ATGAATTCATATTTCAAAGAAATGATTCGTCTCGCAGATAGTATCGCTGACAACGCCCACCTTGGGCAGGTCGATAAAAACGGTTGGCCTTATATATCTCATCCACGACGGGTTGCTTTTAAAGTGCGCGAAATTGCCCCTGAAGAGCTTCGCACAGAAGCACAGATCGTGGCGTTATTGCACGATACCGTAGAGGATACAGAAGTCACTCTCCCTTACCTTGCTCGGTACTTTTCAGCCCGCATTATTGATGCCGTTGATGCGCTCACCAAACGTCCGTATGAACCTCTGGAGTCATCTATGGCGAGAGTTCGCGCTAATGAAATTGCACTGTGGGTCAAACGTGCTGACATTGCCGATAACACTGACCCGGAACGTGTTTCCCACCTTGACGAAGATACTCGCAAACGTCTGGCGAAGAAATACAGTAAATCACTCAGATTCTTAGGTGTAACCGAAAACATATGA
- a CDS encoding DUF4253 domain-containing protein has protein sequence MAELYKKFTSLYPYPHLRIAPGAPSSYIHHLYLNRLADGRTYGFTPVLVVLDDLLLSTIQNNISARTKNPPADINAEYVKSYAQDILTEHQKRLDKGSLEILVRKILARADSTLFENYYEGFLTSQVTVPRGIAPALRAPAHLTFVSSLMNEDETLDNSAEIILLEIPTAYPSDIFAYLPFGGWEDVPSAEDMLALAQYWYERDSAIPAVIAATYLEFYTAEPITTLRDAEVLALEQGIISRALKPTSYEDLSCVVKGLYNKPSWFVWWE, from the coding sequence ATGGCGGAACTCTACAAGAAGTTCACCTCTTTATATCCTTATCCGCACCTGCGGATAGCCCCTGGCGCTCCCAGCAGTTACATTCACCATTTGTATCTTAACCGTTTGGCGGATGGGCGAACCTACGGGTTCACCCCGGTTCTGGTCGTACTTGACGATCTTCTTCTGTCTACTATTCAGAACAATATATCGGCACGCACGAAAAACCCGCCAGCGGATATTAACGCTGAGTACGTTAAATCCTATGCCCAAGATATATTGACAGAACACCAAAAACGCCTTGATAAGGGTTCATTAGAAATTCTTGTGCGTAAAATATTAGCTCGGGCTGACTCGACTTTATTCGAGAACTATTATGAAGGATTTTTAACGTCGCAGGTAACGGTTCCTCGCGGCATTGCACCTGCTCTACGTGCGCCTGCCCATCTGACATTCGTATCAAGCCTGATGAACGAAGATGAGACTCTGGATAATTCAGCTGAAATTATCTTGCTTGAAATCCCTACAGCGTACCCATCAGACATCTTTGCGTATCTGCCGTTTGGCGGATGGGAAGACGTCCCAAGTGCGGAAGACATGCTAGCACTTGCGCAGTATTGGTATGAGCGGGATAGTGCTATTCCGGCTGTTATTGCAGCGACCTACCTTGAGTTTTACACTGCAGAGCCAATCACAACATTGCGCGACGCAGAGGTGCTTGCTTTAGAACAGGGGATAATAAGTCGAGCGCTAAAGCCCACAAGTTATGAGGATCTCTCATGTGTCGTGAAGGGGCTTTATAACAAGCCTTCGTGGTTCGTATGGTGGGAATAG
- the abc-f gene encoding ribosomal protection-like ABC-F family protein, with product MISVQNLELRAGARLLMEDVTFRVDNGDKIGLVGRNGAGKTTMTKVLAGLALPAEGTVTRSGSIGYLPQDPKVDDMTQLARDRILSARGLDGVAKKMRQAQEDMASEDDSIRTKGMRRYDRLEAEFIAGGGYAAESEAAVITSNLDLPERVLAQPLETLSGGQRRRVELARILFSAADTMLLDEPTNHLDADSILWLREFLKNFSGGLLVISHDVELMELVVNRVFYLDANRCVIDQYNMRWKNYLSQREQDEHRRKRERANAQKKAQALMEQANKMRAKATKAVAAQQMIKRAERMMRGLEDERQTDKVAAIRFPEPAPCGKTPLSAQSLSKSYGSLEIFTDVDLAIDRGSRVVVLGLNGAGKTTLLRILAGNTAPDTGEVVYGHGAKIGYFAQEHEILDGERTVLENMKSAAPDLDDTRVRTILGSFLFSGDDVEKPAGVLSGGEKTRLSLATLVASSANILLLDEPTNNLDPASRKEILNALKAYKGAIVMVSHDEGAVEALNPERVLLLPDAVEDLWSKEYQDLISLA from the coding sequence GTGATTTCAGTACAGAATTTAGAGCTCCGCGCGGGTGCCCGTCTGTTAATGGAAGATGTAACCTTTCGGGTAGATAATGGCGACAAGATCGGTTTAGTGGGGCGTAATGGGGCCGGGAAAACCACTATGACAAAAGTCTTGGCGGGATTAGCTCTACCAGCAGAAGGTACAGTCACCCGGTCCGGCTCTATCGGATACCTCCCTCAAGACCCCAAAGTCGATGATATGACTCAACTGGCGCGTGACCGTATTCTTTCAGCCCGCGGACTTGACGGAGTAGCCAAGAAAATGCGCCAAGCTCAAGAAGATATGGCGAGTGAAGATGATAGCATACGTACAAAGGGTATGCGGCGCTATGATCGTCTTGAGGCTGAGTTTATTGCTGGCGGCGGCTATGCCGCAGAATCTGAAGCCGCAGTTATAACCTCCAACTTGGATCTGCCTGAACGAGTACTCGCGCAACCTCTTGAGACTCTATCTGGTGGGCAGCGTCGTCGTGTGGAGTTAGCACGTATCTTGTTTTCAGCTGCCGATACGATGCTACTTGATGAACCAACAAACCATTTGGATGCGGACTCCATTTTATGGTTGCGTGAGTTCCTGAAAAATTTTTCGGGTGGTTTGCTGGTTATTAGCCACGATGTTGAGCTTATGGAGTTGGTAGTTAACCGTGTGTTTTATCTTGATGCAAATCGTTGCGTGATTGACCAGTACAACATGAGGTGGAAGAACTATCTGAGCCAGCGTGAGCAAGATGAACATCGTCGTAAGCGTGAGCGTGCTAATGCTCAGAAGAAAGCTCAAGCACTCATGGAACAGGCTAATAAAATGCGGGCAAAGGCAACTAAAGCCGTGGCGGCTCAACAGATGATAAAGCGTGCTGAACGTATGATGCGGGGGCTGGAAGACGAACGCCAAACAGATAAAGTTGCTGCTATCCGCTTTCCTGAACCTGCCCCGTGCGGTAAGACCCCGCTGTCTGCACAGAGTCTTTCAAAATCCTACGGCTCACTTGAAATTTTTACCGATGTTGATCTGGCTATTGACCGTGGTTCTCGTGTTGTCGTATTGGGGCTGAATGGTGCTGGTAAAACTACTTTGCTACGTATTTTAGCTGGCAACACTGCTCCCGACACCGGCGAAGTTGTCTATGGGCATGGAGCTAAGATCGGGTATTTCGCGCAGGAACATGAGATTCTCGATGGTGAGCGAACTGTTTTAGAAAATATGAAATCCGCCGCGCCGGATCTTGACGATACGCGGGTACGCACTATCCTCGGTTCATTCCTTTTTTCTGGTGACGATGTGGAGAAACCAGCAGGTGTACTTTCCGGAGGAGAGAAAACTCGTCTTTCATTAGCAACTTTGGTCGCTTCGAGCGCCAATATACTTCTCTTGGATGAACCGACTAACAACCTTGATCCTGCATCTCGTAAAGAGATTCTGAACGCGCTCAAAGCCTATAAAGGCGCTATCGTTATGGTATCCCACGACGAAGGAGCTGTGGAGGCTCTAAACCCCGAACGTGTTCTTTTGCTTCCGGACGCAGTTGAAGACCTCTGGTCGAAGGAGTATCAGGATCTTATCTCACTTGCCTAG
- a CDS encoding metal-dependent hydrolase, whose amino-acid sequence MMGYSHTVSAAAGWLVLSELGVIQIPNTPTLIVTTLACAGAGVLPDIDHHNGSIARSIPPVSGWIARIVGLISGGHRKGTHSILGIIAFWAIAYFGSTLTYQSIPWLSLALAAFSGGLALRILGAPGGWIGACALGYAAYTTHSLELLPWAISVGATLHVIGDALTTRGILPLYPITVKPLVASSLWKKSGYMALPLLGDAGSIREKVLILCLTCYIVWYTAALLGFCPYPLHNFIIS is encoded by the coding sequence ATGATGGGTTATTCTCATACCGTCAGCGCTGCCGCTGGCTGGTTGGTTCTCTCAGAACTTGGTGTAATCCAAATCCCTAATACTCCTACCCTCATTGTTACAACCCTTGCCTGTGCTGGCGCAGGAGTATTACCAGATATTGATCACCATAATGGTTCTATCGCTCGTTCTATACCTCCTGTATCAGGTTGGATCGCCCGGATTGTAGGCCTTATCAGTGGAGGGCACCGAAAGGGAACGCACTCAATTTTAGGGATCATCGCGTTCTGGGCTATCGCATACTTTGGCAGTACACTCACTTACCAAAGTATTCCGTGGTTGTCCCTTGCTCTCGCCGCATTCTCAGGAGGTCTGGCTTTGCGGATTTTAGGAGCTCCAGGAGGTTGGATTGGGGCTTGCGCCCTAGGCTATGCTGCGTATACCACTCATTCTTTAGAGCTTCTTCCCTGGGCCATTTCAGTGGGCGCAACCTTACATGTTATAGGTGACGCACTGACCACCCGAGGTATTCTCCCGCTATACCCCATTACGGTTAAACCACTTGTTGCCTCTTCCCTCTGGAAGAAAAGCGGCTACATGGCACTCCCACTTTTAGGTGATGCAGGAAGCATCCGGGAAAAGGTCCTTATTCTCTGCCTAACCTGTTATATCGTTTGGTACACGGCAGCTCTTTTAGGTTTCTGCCCTTACCCACTCCATAACTTTATTATTTCTTGA
- a CDS encoding biotin transporter BioY, producing MPNSYAPDQSPGRNIALIAVFAAFIAVLSPLALPIPGVPIPLALGPFAIYTTALVLGGFRAFIATLLYVLLGCLGLPIFAKGASGFGTLATPTGGYLLAYPLGALLAGTLAYTVIRRKLNPWLTAILCIFCAMVGFVVISAGGILGLMTNGHMEFTHAFVIAASFALPDLLKSIVASIVASAVHRAFPGLVRSKARR from the coding sequence GTGCCTAACTCTTATGCCCCAGATCAATCACCAGGGCGCAATATAGCTCTTATAGCAGTCTTCGCAGCATTTATCGCGGTTCTTAGTCCTCTGGCGCTACCAATCCCAGGTGTCCCGATTCCTTTAGCTCTTGGCCCTTTCGCTATCTACACCACCGCTCTAGTACTCGGTGGTTTTCGAGCTTTTATAGCAACTCTCCTCTACGTACTGTTAGGGTGCCTAGGGCTACCAATCTTTGCTAAAGGTGCTTCAGGGTTTGGTACGCTTGCGACGCCAACCGGTGGCTATCTTCTAGCCTATCCTCTGGGCGCGTTATTGGCTGGGACGCTAGCTTATACAGTAATCCGTAGAAAGCTCAATCCCTGGCTTACCGCTATCCTGTGCATCTTCTGCGCTATGGTAGGCTTCGTGGTAATTTCTGCAGGAGGTATCTTAGGGCTTATGACCAACGGACATATGGAATTTACCCATGCGTTTGTCATCGCGGCTTCATTTGCTCTTCCAGACCTTCTTAAATCTATCGTTGCGTCTATCGTGGCGTCTGCTGTGCATCGGGCATTTCCTGGGTTAGTGCGCTCAAAAGCTCGCAGGTAA
- a CDS encoding acetone carboxylase, translating to MDLLGSLAGSSSPSLDICSRKGCHNEATYQILWNNPKVHTPERRKIWLACHEHVQWLENYLRERELWKQTLPFPQKS from the coding sequence GTGGATCTTTTGGGCTCTTTAGCGGGGAGCTCCTCCCCTAGCTTAGATATTTGTTCACGTAAAGGCTGCCACAACGAGGCAACGTACCAGATTCTCTGGAATAACCCGAAGGTTCACACTCCTGAGCGCCGCAAGATCTGGTTGGCTTGTCATGAGCACGTTCAATGGCTTGAGAATTATTTACGGGAGAGGGAGCTTTGGAAACAGACCCTACCGTTTCCCCAAAAGTCCTAG
- a CDS encoding CbiQ family ECF transporter T component, giving the protein MIRTAQRSHHATFLGNLLIGSYAPGNSLLHRTPLWGKSLLCACLLLALAVTGWEVALYVLFFCFILSWSAGMRIRTLLEIVYTLRWLIILLGLYYLFWGTWQNAVDVMCTMLSAVLISRILLTTTPLPLLLDGIIWLLTPLKLLGLSPKRIGLMLALVIRSIPAIMDNWGALQQAAHARGLPKRSTWRLLVPLVVQAVGYAQITGDVLTARGVEL; this is encoded by the coding sequence GTGATTCGGACCGCGCAGAGGTCGCACCATGCGACTTTCCTCGGTAACTTACTTATTGGAAGCTACGCTCCGGGGAATTCGCTGTTGCATCGCACACCGCTTTGGGGCAAAAGCCTCCTCTGCGCTTGTTTACTGCTCGCGCTCGCGGTAACCGGTTGGGAAGTAGCACTATACGTTCTGTTCTTTTGTTTTATCTTGTCCTGGTCAGCTGGGATGCGCATCCGCACGCTCTTAGAAATTGTCTATACGCTGCGATGGCTCATAATTCTTTTAGGACTTTATTATCTCTTTTGGGGCACGTGGCAAAATGCGGTAGACGTCATGTGCACCATGCTAAGCGCCGTCCTAATCTCACGGATTCTTCTCACGACTACTCCGCTACCTCTTTTACTTGATGGAATCATCTGGTTACTCACACCGCTTAAACTTCTAGGCTTATCTCCCAAACGTATAGGACTGATGCTCGCTCTGGTTATAAGATCTATTCCCGCCATTATGGATAACTGGGGAGCTTTACAACAAGCTGCTCACGCACGCGGTTTGCCCAAACGTTCCACTTGGCGACTGCTTGTACCTCTTGTGGTACAAGCAGTAGGATACGCTCAAATAACCGGGGACGTTTTAACTGCACGAGGCGTAGAACTCTAA
- a CDS encoding beta-ketoacyl-ACP reductase: MSDNTPKTVLVTGGNRGIGYKIAQEFKASGHNVCVTYRSGEAPTEFFAVKADVRDADSINEAFKTIEAEYGPVEILVANAGITRDMLLMRMKDTDFMDVIDTNLTGSFRVAQRAIKGMIKLKRGRIILVSSVVGLYGSPGQVNYSSSKAALVGMARSITRELGSRNITANVVAPGFINTDMTDSLPEETKESYLKTIPAGRFADPAEVARVIRWLASPEADYISGAVIPVDGGLGMGH, encoded by the coding sequence ATGAGTGATAACACCCCCAAGACCGTTCTTGTTACCGGTGGTAATCGTGGTATCGGCTACAAGATCGCGCAGGAGTTTAAGGCATCAGGGCACAATGTTTGTGTGACCTACCGTAGCGGGGAAGCGCCCACAGAGTTCTTTGCTGTTAAAGCTGACGTCCGAGACGCAGACAGCATTAATGAAGCTTTTAAAACTATTGAAGCGGAATACGGTCCTGTAGAAATCCTTGTGGCGAATGCGGGTATTACTCGTGACATGCTGCTTATGCGCATGAAGGACACGGATTTCATGGATGTTATCGATACCAACCTCACTGGTTCTTTTCGTGTAGCACAGCGTGCGATCAAAGGTATGATCAAACTCAAACGAGGCCGTATTATCCTCGTCTCCTCTGTTGTAGGGCTATATGGTTCTCCAGGACAGGTTAACTACTCATCGTCTAAAGCTGCTCTTGTTGGTATGGCTCGTTCCATCACCCGTGAGCTCGGAAGTCGAAATATTACGGCAAATGTTGTAGCACCTGGATTTATTAACACCGATATGACCGATAGCTTGCCTGAGGAAACTAAAGAGAGTTACCTGAAAACTATCCCGGCAGGACGTTTCGCCGACCCTGCTGAGGTAGCACGGGTTATTCGCTGGTTAGCTTCGCCAGAGGCAGATTACATCTCAGGCGCCGTTATCCCTGTAGACGGCGGTCTAGGTATGGGACACTAG
- a CDS encoding SDR family oxidoreductase codes for MSQLAGKTVIITGSSRGVGADTAQILAAQGANIIVNYRSKAPRANKVVKAIEEAGGHATAVQADVTKPEDLTNLVNVAIETYGSLDYLILNASGGMEAGMGEDYAMRLNRDAQLNLARLAAEKMPNGGRIVFVTSHQAHFIREVETLAEYQSVAESKRAGEDALIAEIPALTEKGISLVVVSADMIEGTVTATLLNRLHPGALEYRRETAGRLYTVNEFAHEVAAMVTADIQTGHVELVGGARGFID; via the coding sequence ATGTCACAGCTCGCCGGTAAAACCGTTATTATCACAGGGTCTTCACGAGGTGTAGGTGCAGATACTGCCCAAATCCTAGCGGCTCAAGGGGCAAACATCATAGTTAACTATCGCTCCAAAGCCCCTCGAGCCAATAAGGTCGTCAAAGCTATCGAAGAAGCTGGCGGACACGCGACCGCCGTACAAGCAGACGTAACTAAGCCTGAAGACCTCACAAACCTTGTGAATGTTGCTATCGAAACCTACGGCTCCTTGGATTATCTCATCTTGAATGCATCGGGCGGTATGGAAGCTGGTATGGGTGAAGACTACGCAATGCGTCTCAACCGAGATGCACAGCTTAACCTTGCACGACTTGCAGCTGAAAAAATGCCCAACGGAGGACGCATCGTCTTCGTCACCAGTCACCAGGCACACTTTATCCGCGAAGTTGAAACCCTGGCAGAATACCAGTCGGTTGCAGAGTCCAAACGAGCAGGGGAAGATGCGCTCATCGCCGAAATACCTGCGCTCACTGAGAAAGGAATATCACTTGTCGTCGTATCAGCTGACATGATTGAAGGAACTGTGACTGCAACTTTGCTTAACCGCCTGCATCCTGGGGCTCTCGAATATCGTCGAGAGACAGCAGGTAGGCTCTACACTGTCAACGAGTTTGCCCATGAGGTAGCTGCCATGGTTACCGCAGATATTCAGACTGGACACGTTGAGCTGGTCGGTGGAGCCCGCGGGTTCATCGATTAG